The following is a genomic window from Stenotrophomonas maltophilia.
CCACTGCAGCGGCCAGGGTAGCGACATCGACCAGGGTGGTCCACGGCGGATCGATCGGCTTCATTGCACTTGCTCCAGGCGGCGACGCAGGTTGTAGAGAATGGCCGCGGTCGCCCCCCAGATGCGCTGGCCCGGCCAGCTGTATTCAAGGACGTGGCGGATGCGGCCGCGATGGTTGATTTCGACCTGGCGCAGATTGTCGGCAGCCATCAGGTAGTCCAGCGGTACCTCGAACACCTCGGCCACTTCGCTGGGCTGAGGTACCGGCACGAAGTCCGGATCGACCACCGCCACCACCGGGGTGACCCGGTAGCCGGTAATCGTCACGAAGGGATCCAGATACCCCAGTGCCTGCACCTGGCCTGGCGCCAGTGCGATTTCTTCCTGGCTTTCGCGCAGTGCGGCCGCCAGCGCGTCGCGGTCGTCAGGTTCGGTGCGGCCACCGGGGAAGCCGACCTGGCCACCATGCGTGCGCAGCGTTTCGGTACGGCGGGTGAGGATCACCTGGGCGCCGTTGGCGCGCGGCACGATACCGGCCAGCACCGCCGCTTCCACCGGGGGCCCCGGCGGCAACAGATCGATCAGTTCACTGCGGTTCCAGCCATCGCCGGCCGGGGGATCGGCCAACGGATGCAGCGCGCGCATCAATCGTTCATGGTCGGCCAGCGAGCCGTGCAGCGACTGCTGAAGCTGCGCGCGCAACGGTTGCACGCGATGCAGGATGCGGCTGCGTTCGTCATTGCTCATTGACGACCACCGCGCGATCTCATCAAGGTTCCGCCCGCAGCCGGTGCACTGCCGGTGCGGATCCAGCGTGCACACTCCGATGCAGGGACTTGCGACAACACGCGCCGATTCTTCCATTGTTTGCACCTGGCAACAGTAGCGCGAATGGGCGGGATTTGCGCAAACAAAAACGCGCCGGTGAGATCACCGGCGCGTTGGGTTTACTGCTTCGATTTACTTGACGCTGACCAGCTTGATCTCGAACTGCACAGCCACGTTCGGCGGGAACGGGGTGCGCGGGTCGGCACCGTAGGCCTGGTCCGGCGGCAGGGTGACTTCCCACTTCGAGCCTGCCGGCATCTGCAGCAGGGTCTCGCGCATGGCCTTCATTTCGACTTCGCTGACCTTGATCGACGGGATCTGCTGGGCCGGGCGGGCTTCGGTCGGGCGCTGGCCGTACGGGAACGGACCGGCCACTTCCAGCTGCACGGTGCTCGCCTGGGTCGGCTTGGCACCCTTGCCGGCTTCGATCACGCGGTACTGCACGCCGCTCGGCAGCGACTGCACGCCGGCCTTGGCCTTGTTCGCCGCGATGAACTGATCGCTCTTGGTCTTGTTTTCGGCAGCAGCCTTTTCGTACTCGGCCTTGGCGGCCTGGGCACGGCCCTGCTCGCGCTTCTGGAACGCTTCAACGGCCGGCTTCAGCTGCTCGGCGGTGATCGCCGGCTGCTTCTTGGCGTAGGCGTCCTGCAGACCCTTCACCACCGAGTTGATGTCCAGCTGCTCACCGCGACCGGTCAGCTCCGCCAGGTTGTTGCCGTAGTCGTAACCGAAGTAGTAGCTCAGCTTGCCCTTTTCGGACGAAACGTCCTGGGCGAAGGCATTGCCCGTCAGGGCCAGGGCCGCGACGGCGACCGCGATAGAACGCAACTTCATCAAACAGTTCTCCAGGGGTGGTAACTCAGGGACGTTCTGCGCCGCCCTGAGGCGACGGGTTAGGATAACGGGCGCAACGTGTAACCGCTACTCACGATGCAGGCTATGACCCGTCTGCGTTTGCAGAGTTCAATATCACTTTTTTTTAACGTTCCAGGAGTTTCCCCGTGGCCGATGCCCTGATCGCCGTCGCCGACGACGGCGCCATCCGCACCGTGACCGTCCAGCGCCCGGACAAGCTCAACGCCCTCAATGCCGCGACCCTGCAGGCCCTGGCCGAGGCGTTCAGCGCGGCCGCCGCCGACCCGGACGTGCGCGTGGTCGTGCTGACCGGTGCCGGCCCCAAGGCCTTCGTGGCCGGCGCCGACATCACGGAGATGAACACACTCAGCGCGGTTCAGGGACGTGATTTCTCGCTGCTGGGCCAGGCCCTGATGCGCCAGATTGAACGCATGCCCAAGCCGGTGATCGCCCGCGTGAACGGCTTTGCACTGGGCGGCGGCCTGGAGCTGGCGATGGCCTGCCACCTGCGCATTGCCGCCGATACCGCCAAGGTCGGCCAACCGGAGATCAACCTCGGCCTGATTCCCGGCTTCGGCGGCAGCCAGCGCCTGCTGCGCCTGTGCGGTCGCGCCGCCACCCTGGAGCTGTGCCTGCTGGGTGCGCCGATCACCGCCGCGCGTGCGCTGGAACTGGGCATCGTCAACGAAGTGGTGCCGGCCGACGCGCTGGACAACCGCGTCCAGGATGTCGCCCGCCAGCTGGCGCGCTCGGCACCGCTGGCCCTGCGTGGCCTGCTCGATGCGGTGCACGTAGGCGGCGAATGCAGCCTGGAGGCCGGCCTGGAATACGAGAGCGCGCAGTTCGGCCTGCTGTTCGCCACCGAGGACATGCGCGAAGGCACCAGCGCCTTCCTGCAGCGCCGCCCGCCGGCCTTCCAGAACCGCTGACGCCATGGCATCCCGACCCAATCCCGCGCAGCTGTTCGCCCGGGTCCAGGCAGACGATCTCGATGGCGCCCTGCAGGCCGGGCTGATGGACTATGTGGCCCGTGCCGGTGACGAACAGTTGCTGCCCGGCCACCCCGAGCTTCCGCAGCGCCTGCAGCAGGCCCAGCAGCAGCTGCATACGGCCTGGGCCGCGCGCGAGCGTTACCGCGCCCGTGCGGTGCGCCTGGCACGACGCGAGGCCGAGCGCGACGCACGCCGCACGCCGGCCCCGGCGCCGGATGTGAAGCCCGCCCTGCCCGCTGCGGCGGCCGCCATCCTCGCCCGGGCCAAGGCCCGCGCCAGCGGCAAGGAGCAGTAATGGCCACCGCGAAAAAGACCCTGCGCGCCCCGGCGCGCCGTGCCGGCGCGATGCCGCGCGCCGACGTGGTGGAGATGTTCACCCGCCTGCGCGAACTCAACCCGCACCCGAAGACCGAACTGGAATACAGCTCGCCGTTCGAACTGCTGGTGGCGGTGGCGCTGTCGGCGCAGGCTACCGACGTCGGCGTCAACAAGGCCACCCGTCGCCTGTTCCCGGTGGCCAACACGCCGGCAAAGATCCTCGCGCTGGGCGAGGATGGCCTGAAGCAGTACATCGCCACCATCGGCCTGTTCAACGCCAAGGCGAAGAACGTGATCGCCACCTGCGCGATCCTGCTGGAAAAGCATGGGGGTGAAGTGCCGCGCGATCGCGACGCGCTGGAAGCGCTGCCCGGCGTCGGCCGCAAGACCGCCAACGTGGTGCTCAACACCGCGTTCGGTGAACCGGTGATGGCGGTGGATACGCATATCTTCCGCGTGGCCAACCGTACCGGCCTGGCCCCGGGCAAGAACGTGCGCGAAGTGGAAGACAAGCTGGTGAAGGTGATTCCGGCCGAGTTCCTGCTCGACGCGCATCACTGGCTGATCCTGCACGGACGCTATGTGTGCAAGGCGCGCAAGCCGGATTGCCCGGGCTGCGTGATCGCCGACCTGTGCCGGTTCAAGGAAAAGACCACCGCGCCGGCGTGACGCAGCACCAGGTGTGTGATCAAACGAAGACGGCGGGCACAAGGCCCGCCGTTTCCGTTTGCAGACAACCAGGCTTCAGGCCATCAGAACGACAGGTCGCCCCAGACGCCGAATTCCTTGGTCTTGTCGTTCTTCTTGTCGCTGGCGTTGGCCAGGTGCGTGTACTTGTACACGGTCGACAGCTTGAGGTTCTTCATGACCGGGAACTCGACACCGACGTTCCAGTACTTGTCACTCAGGGTCGGGTCCAGGGTCTTGCTGACGTCGGTGTCATCGTAGCGACCGAACACGTTGATGCCGCCGTCGGTCACGCGCACGCTGCCCCACACCGACCAGCCGCTGGACTTGTCGGTGGCAACGGTCGTCACGTTGTTGAGGTTCTTGGCCTGGAAGTACTCACCACCGACACGGAAGTCGCTGTCGGCGTAGGCCACCATCGCGTTGGCGCGGGTGTAGGTGTTCTCGGCGCTCTGGATGTCGGTTTCCTTGCCCAGCTTGCCGCTGTAGCCACCGACGGCGACCACGAAGTTCTCGTTCGGGGTGTAGGCCACGCGGCCTTCCACGTCCATGCCCTTGCTGCGGGTCGGGTTCTTGTAGCCGGCGCCGGACACCACCGAGACGGCGTAGTTGAAGTTGTTGCCCAGGTTGCCGAAGCCATGCAGGCCCCAGTCGGACGAGTTGCCGTACTTCAGGCGGTCGGTCAGGGTGTTCTCGACATAACGCATGCCGTAGAACTTCTCGACGTACGGAATCCACGGCATGTCGGCGGCACCGACGCGCAGGTTGAAGGCCGGGTCGAAGCTGCCCTGCACGTAGGCCTTCTTGACGAACAGTTCGGTGTTGCCGATGGCCGAGCTGTACTGGAAGTCGGTGGTCAGGTTGGCCGACCAGATATCGTTGAACTTGTGGTCGACGGTCAGGTAGAAGCGCTTGACGTCCAGACCGGTGCCGCTGGCGGCGGTGTCCTTGCCGTTACTGGTCTTGTCGATGTTGGTCAGGTCGAAGAACATGCGACCGCCGATCTTGTTGTCATTGACCAGCTTGGCCAGCTTGTCGACGCTGGTCTGGGTCTTCTGCGCCGTTTCCAGGGCCTGGGCCTGGGTGATGTTCACTTCGGACTGCGCGTCGGACTGCGCCTGCAGCGCCTGCGAATCGTTCTGCAACTGCTGGACCTGGGCCTGCAGCGCGGCGATCTGTGCCTGCAGCTGCTGCAGCTGTGCCTGGGAAACGCCCGAGCTGGCGGGGGCTGCGAAGGCGTCGGCGGAAACCAGACCGAGGCTTGCAACGACCGCGGCGGCGAGCAAATGGGAACGCATTTTGGATCTCTCCAGAGGGTTGGAATGGCTTGGGCAGAACGCCACGCCGGCAGGCCGGTCAAGCGTTTTGCGAACGTTCCGTTAAAACCATGACAGTCGAATGACAAACTGCGCACCAAACACAGGTTTCTTCGTGCGGTCATGCGGACGACGCAATTCGGTCGTGGCCTGTGTCGAGGCCTTGCGGTACAGGGCGTGATGTATCGCCCTCAACCTGCAGCGCGGCGCCGTGCGGCCACGTTCGTGGCGCTGGCATCGCTGCCGGATGCGCATTCCCGGGATGCGCACGCGTCGGTCCAGATGCTCCGTTGACGACATATAGATAGAGGGTGGTGGTGCGCTTCCCCGCATCCTGGGAGCGCGCGCGAAACCTTCACGGACTGCGTCGCAACCGCAGCGGCCAG
Proteins encoded in this region:
- a CDS encoding porin, translated to MRSHLLAAAVVASLGLVSADAFAAPASSGVSQAQLQQLQAQIAALQAQVQQLQNDSQALQAQSDAQSEVNITQAQALETAQKTQTSVDKLAKLVNDNKIGGRMFFDLTNIDKTSNGKDTAASGTGLDVKRFYLTVDHKFNDIWSANLTTDFQYSSAIGNTELFVKKAYVQGSFDPAFNLRVGAADMPWIPYVEKFYGMRYVENTLTDRLKYGNSSDWGLHGFGNLGNNFNYAVSVVSGAGYKNPTRSKGMDVEGRVAYTPNENFVVAVGGYSGKLGKETDIQSAENTYTRANAMVAYADSDFRVGGEYFQAKNLNNVTTVATDKSSGWSVWGSVRVTDGGINVFGRYDDTDVSKTLDPTLSDKYWNVGVEFPVMKNLKLSTVYKYTHLANASDKKNDKTKEFGVWGDLSF
- a CDS encoding FKBP-type peptidyl-prolyl cis-trans isomerase N-terminal domain-containing protein; this encodes MKLRSIAVAVAALALTGNAFAQDVSSEKGKLSYYFGYDYGNNLAELTGRGEQLDINSVVKGLQDAYAKKQPAITAEQLKPAVEAFQKREQGRAQAAKAEYEKAAAENKTKSDQFIAANKAKAGVQSLPSGVQYRVIEAGKGAKPTQASTVQLEVAGPFPYGQRPTEARPAQQIPSIKVSEVEMKAMRETLLQMPAGSKWEVTLPPDQAYGADPRTPFPPNVAVQFEIKLVSVK
- the nth gene encoding endonuclease III yields the protein MATAKKTLRAPARRAGAMPRADVVEMFTRLRELNPHPKTELEYSSPFELLVAVALSAQATDVGVNKATRRLFPVANTPAKILALGEDGLKQYIATIGLFNAKAKNVIATCAILLEKHGGEVPRDRDALEALPGVGRKTANVVLNTAFGEPVMAVDTHIFRVANRTGLAPGKNVREVEDKLVKVIPAEFLLDAHHWLILHGRYVCKARKPDCPGCVIADLCRFKEKTTAPA
- a CDS encoding enoyl-CoA hydratase/isomerase family protein, which gives rise to MADALIAVADDGAIRTVTVQRPDKLNALNAATLQALAEAFSAAAADPDVRVVVLTGAGPKAFVAGADITEMNTLSAVQGRDFSLLGQALMRQIERMPKPVIARVNGFALGGGLELAMACHLRIAADTAKVGQPEINLGLIPGFGGSQRLLRLCGRAATLELCLLGAPITAARALELGIVNEVVPADALDNRVQDVARQLARSAPLALRGLLDAVHVGGECSLEAGLEYESAQFGLLFATEDMREGTSAFLQRRPPAFQNR
- a CDS encoding CoA pyrophosphatase yields the protein MEESARVVASPCIGVCTLDPHRQCTGCGRNLDEIARWSSMSNDERSRILHRVQPLRAQLQQSLHGSLADHERLMRALHPLADPPAGDGWNRSELIDLLPPGPPVEAAVLAGIVPRANGAQVILTRRTETLRTHGGQVGFPGGRTEPDDRDALAAALRESQEEIALAPGQVQALGYLDPFVTITGYRVTPVVAVVDPDFVPVPQPSEVAEVFEVPLDYLMAADNLRQVEINHRGRIRHVLEYSWPGQRIWGATAAILYNLRRRLEQVQ